The Danio aesculapii chromosome 8, fDanAes4.1, whole genome shotgun sequence genome window below encodes:
- the ccdc22 gene encoding coiled-coil domain-containing protein 22 yields MEEVDRILIHSLRQAGTDIDEDVQSVKQFTSELIVEAVVRCLRVIDPAVGNGLSHSLPPAMSARFRLGMSLAQACQDVGFKGEIGYQTFLYSNEPEIRSLFMFLVEKLPRESAEASDQPAGKSVLLQRAIAAQIKAQLSVPWLPSTCRLPVHRKTQSSGPCHSFHAQPLSLPYSLKVSSRKQPKEVQEYWRNYLLPVTAQPSQPASVPASLLENHISELSAAQEWESEWNSQGLLSRLTPEEYRSRKKARLQKRIEEQLRTAAQPRPDTHGAMRSTSDLAELLQSFGGASTGGDVLTKGTRFTHTEKFTFTQEPEKAVQQMAAAASALPSSQQSEEDLKAQQEAELSALQQQLQQLSVQMEEVGGDIKQLTVSIQQVTDELQTREVTNAERENSVKMKRQTIDLLPDAENNLLKLQSLVESSSKRVVQLASQWEKHRVPLIDEHRRLKELCSNRESESSRKLSEIKDLHDKIRQSAEEAKKKESLYKQLLTEFETLSKDVSRSAYTIRILEIVGNIKKQKEEITKILSDTKDLQKEINGLTGKLDRTFAVTDELVFKDAKKDESVRKSYKYLAALHENCTQLIQTIEDTGTIMREIRDLEEQIETENGKRTVSNLEKILEDYKAIRQENSALAAKIREG; encoded by the exons ATGGAAGAAGTCGATAGGATTTTAATTCACTCTCTAAGACAAGCGGGCAC AGACATTGACGAGGATGTTCAAAGTGTGAAGCAGTTCACCAGTGAGCTGATCGTGGAGGCGGTGGTCAGATGCCTTCGGGTGATCGACCCAGCAGTGGGCAATGGCCTGTCCCACTCGCTGCCCCCTGCCATGTCTGCCCGCTTCAGACTGGGCATGAGCCTGGCACAAGCCTGTCAG GATGTGGGATTTAAAGGAGAAATTGGCTACCAAACATTTCTCTACAGCAATGAACCAGAGATTCGTTCTCTGTTCATGTTCCTGGTTGAGAAGCTGCCCAGAGAGAGTGCAGAAGCCTCGGACCAGCCTGCAG GGAAGTCTGTGCTGTTGCAGAGAGCCATTGCCGCTCAAATTAAAGCGCAGTTGTCAGTGCCTTGGCTTCCTTCGACCTGTAGACTTCCTGTTCATCGCAAAACACAG AGTTCTGGCCCCTGCCACAGTTTCCACGCCCAGCCGCTGAGCCTCCCATATTCACTGAAGGTCTCTTCCAGGAAACAGCCAAAAG AGGTGCAAGAATACTGGAGGAATTATTTGTTGCCTGTGACCGCCCAGCCTTCCCAGCCTGCCTCAGTGCCAGCGTCCCTCTTGGAGAACCACATCTCTGAACTCAGTGCCGCTCAGGAATGGGAGAGTGAATGGAACAGCCAAGGCCTCCTGTCCAGACTCACACCAGAG GAGTACAGATCTCGAAAGAAAGCCCGGCTGCAGAAGCGGATCGAGGAGCAGCTGAGAACGGCAGCTCAGCCTCGTCCAGACACACATGGAGCCATGCGCTCCACTTCTGACCTCGCAGAGCTGCTGCAGTCATTCGGTGGAGCTTCCACAGGGGGAGATGTGCTGACCAAAGGCACACGCTTCACCCACACTGAGAAGTTCACCTTCACACAG GAACCGGAGAAAGCCGTCCAGCAGATGGCAGCAGCAGCAAGCGCTCTCCCCAGCTCTCAGCAGTCAGAGGAGGATCTAAAGGCTCAGCAGGAAGCTGAACTCTCCGCTCTGCAGCAACAGTTGCAGCAACTCTCTGTCCAAATGGAAGAAGTGGGTGGAGACATAAAGCAGCTCACAGTGTCCATCCAGCAG GTGACAGATGAACTGCAAACGAGAGAAGTGACTAACGCTGAGAGGGAGAATTCAGTCAAAATGAAGAGACAGACCATTGACCTTCTTCCTGACGCTGAAAACAACCTGCTCAAATTACAG AGTCTGGTGGAGTCCAGCTCTAAACGAGTGGTTCAATTGGCCTCACAGTGGGAGAAACACAGAGTCCCGTTGATTGATGAGCACCGCAGGCTAAAAGAGCTGTGCAGCAACAGAGAG TCTGAGTCCTCCAGGAAGCTGTCAGAGATCAAAGACCTGCATGACAAAATCCGACAGTCTGCCGAGGAGGCCAAAAAGAAGGAAAGCCTGTACAAGCAGCTG CTAACAGAGTTTGAAACGCTGTCTAAAGATGTGTCTCGCTCTGCCTACACCATCAGAATCTTGGAGATCGTCGGCAACATAAAGAAACAGAAGGAGGAAATCACTAAG ATTTTGTCGGACACAAAGGACTTGCAAAAAGAGATTAACGGCTTGACGGGGAAACTGGACCGAACATTTGCCGTCACAGATGAGCTGGTGTTTAAG gaCGCCAAGAAAGATGAATCTGTCCGCAAATCCTACAAGTATTTGGCTGCTTTACATGAG AACTGCACTCAGCTGATTCAGACCATTGAGGACACAGGAACCATCATGAGAGAAATCCGAGATCTGGAGGAACAG atTGAAACTGAAAATGGCAAAAGGACAGTAAGCAATCTAGAGAAGATCCTTGAAGACTACAAGGCCATCCGTCAGGAGAACTCAGCTCTTGCCGCAAAGATCCGGGAAGGCTGA